In Humulus lupulus chromosome 6, drHumLupu1.1, whole genome shotgun sequence, a single genomic region encodes these proteins:
- the LOC133781936 gene encoding uncharacterized protein LOC133781936, with translation MGNSHTHQLVLKTESQTDINCGVCDDEISEPSFYECELCDACCVHTACQQILSCDQINHPFHPSHLLILSADEGSFICSSCHQIHFFKPCFACQQCNFYMDIKCVQMPPITFDDDGEHIQHFTHQHPMPLCYIKDEFKGVLKCFACRMPCPGEVYGCNTCGYVLHKSCAHLPETIQPHSCHHPDHPLSIYIASKQFTRCKLCYKGELFFIFGCCDCDFYLCVNCATTVVPPPIKYRYHQHPLYFVETIYTNLEKCDGYDSYCKNPILQGSVEFEYTNSSVFCCTKCDFKVHLLCGMLPNSIKYDNHIHTLSLTDLVIENGFGEYCCDVCENDRNPRLCVYYCEDCVYIAHVHCLASEIINILKGEVKDVNLKMVGEDLSKFIPIEYDNAELEDTENGMPLLTLKDLVSKLDKSELRSELKHQFDSDGFLDILSSWLTGNPEDENIDDILRFSNFTEKEFMSVIYNEFHKNYLDKKMKIESHDLTLTLVDAKSYLIPLNFVFVMKHLLHKYGDIGQKSTSTPTLKSICFFFICKVMKQMHTTLLVDITKDLLLNWYRYISISKDCAHFQVDFLNVALKTITRYFFYLQVSKLLGAEIPTIINEKKEKLQEEMTEKMEKVQKKIAENTARLEKCKHFCESNSKKEFMEKGLNKVMTSKWKTAGHVGF, from the exons ATGGGCAACTCTCACACCCATCAGCTGGTCCTGAAAACAGAAAGCCAGACGGATATCAATTGCGGTGTATGCGACGATGAAATTTCCGAACCTAGTTTCTACGAGTGCGAATTATGCGATGCTTGCTGTGTCCACACAGCATGTCAGCAAATCTTGTCGTGTGACCAAATCAATCATCCCTTTCATCCTTCTCACCTACTTATATTGAGTGCCGATGAAGGAAGCTTTATCTGCAGCTCTTGTCACCAAATCCACTTCTTCAAGCCATGTTTCGCATGTCAACAATGCAACTTCTACATGGACATCAAATGTGTGCAGATGCCCCCTATAACTTTTGATGACGATGGAGAGCACATACAGCATTTCACACATCAACATCCGATGCCACTTTGTTATATAAAGGATGAATTTAAAGGTGTGTTAAAATGCTTCGCATGTCGCATGCCATGCCCGGGTGAAGTTTATGGCTGCAACACCTGTGGATATGTACTGCACAAATCGTGTGCGCATTTGCCGGAGACAATCCAACCTCATTCTTGTCACCATCCGGATCACCCTTTATCCATTTATATTGCTAGTAAACAATTTACTCGCTGCAAATTATGCTACAAGGGTGAACTTTTCTTCATTTTTGGATGTTGTGACTGCGATTTTTATTTGTGCGTAAATTGTGCTACTACAGTGGTACCACCACCTATAAAGTATAGATATCATCAACATCCTCTTTATTTCGTGGAGACAATATATACTAATCTCGAAAAGTGTGATGGCTATGATTCATACTGTAAAAATCCAATCCTCCAGGGCTCAGTGGAATTTGAGTATACCAATTCATCTGTGTTTTGCTGTACAAAATGTGATTTCAAAGTTCACTTGCTATGTGGTATGCTACCGAACAGTATCAAATACGACAATCACATACACACTCTCAGTCTTACTGATTTAGTTATCGAAAATGGCTTTGGGGAATACTGCTGTGACGTATGTGAGAATGACAGAAATCCACGACTCTGTGTATATTACTGTGAAGATTGTGTGTACATTGCTCATGTACATTGTCTCGCTTCTGAG ATTATAAATATATTGAAGGGAGAAGTCAAAGATGTGAATTTGAAGATGGTGGGTGAAGATCTTTCGAAGTTTATTCCGATAGAATATGATAATGCAGAGCTGGAAGATACAGAGAATGGCATGCCACTGTTGACCTTAAAGGATTTAGTGTCTAAATTAGATAAATCTGAGCTAAGGTCAGAGCTTAAGCATCAATTTGACAGTGATGGGTTTCTAGATATTCTATCAAGTTGGTTAACTGGTAATCCTGAAGATGAGAATATTGATGATATTCTACGATTTTCGAATTTTACAGAAAAAGAATTCATGTCAGTTATTTACAACGAGTTCCACAAAAATTACTTGGATAAGAAGATGAAAATAGAATCTCATGATCTAACGTTGACATTGGTAGATGCTAAAAGTTATTTGATACCTTTAAATTTTGTCTTTGTTATGAAACACTTGCTTCACAAATATGGAGATATTGGTCAAAAGTCAACTTCCACACCCACATTAAAGAGCATATGTTTTTTCTTCATATGCAAAGTCATGAAGCAAATGCATACGACTTTGCTGGTAGACATCACTAAAGATCTTCTTCTAAACTGGTATCGGTACATATCAATTTCGAAAGACTGTGCTCACTTTCAAGTGGATTTTCTGAATGTAGCCCTGAAGACGATCACAAGATATTTCTTCTATCTCCAAGTAAGTAAACTACTTGGGGCTGAAATCCCAACAATAAtaaatgaaaagaaagaaaaactacaAGAAGAGATGACTGAGAAGATGGAAAAGGTACAAAAGAAGATCGCAGAGAACACAGCCAGACTTGAGAAATGCAAACACTTTTGTGAATCTAATTCGAAGAAGGAGTTCATGGAGAAGGGCTTGAACAAAGTGATGACATCGAAGTGGAAGACTGCTGGCCATGTAGGGTTTTGA